ACTCTCCCACCTGCAAAATTCTTCACCTCTCTCCAGTCCCTTAATTGGAGTTCACATCTCCCACCTTCACCAGCCACCGAATCGGTGGGAGAAAGGGGCAATGCCAACCCACCCACCACCAAACTTTTACATTCTTCTCCCCTCTGGAATTTCTTTGCACAGCAATTGTAGCACCACTTTCACTAAGCTCCTCcaccagaaaataagaaaatgcatgCGTGTCGTTAGTTTTCAAGTATTGTTATAAAGCCATCGCGATTCCTGCCCCTGAGCCCTCCTTAAACAATCCAAGCTCACGACGCCCCCAAGGGCTAAGTGAGGTACAAGTCGATGCAAGTAGCTGCCATAGTTCTCCCAGTTTATCCCAGGTCCTTGGGCTTGGATGGCCCGGGAAATTCTCATGCCCCACAGATGCACCCTGGCGCATACATTTCTCCACGCTTAAGTTTTCTCCGACGGCCTCGCGGCGGCTGGTAACTTCTCTGGTTGAGATCTCTCCCCACGCGCCTCCCCGCAGCCAAAGTGATCGCTCCCAGGCTGGCGACATCGGCTTCAGCTCAGAGTTAGTAGGAACTGGACGCTGTTGGGTCTACGCAGCggcctccacttcctcctccagGAGGCCTGGGTCAGAGCAAGGAGCCTGAGCGCTGCAGGGCAATGCGGTCAGGTCCGCTGCGGCCTCCCCCGGGCCCAGGGGCGCTTGCGGGGCCCGTGGCTGCAACCGCGGCGACGGCTCGTTGGAGTCTCCGCACGGCTTCCTTGATGAGGTTTCCCGAGAGCACGAGCTGCTGGAGGAGCCGATGCGGGTCGTCGTCGCCGGCGCGTGCCCCGGCTTGGGTCCATCGGCGCTGCTGCAGGCGGCGGGAGGTGACCGCGTCCCTGAGCCATCCTCGCCGGCACGGCCCCGGCAGCGAGCTGGGGCCTGCAGCGACCTCCGCCACGCAGTAGGGCGCAGCGCGTCCGCGCACGCGTCCGCGGTCCCCTAGGGCGCAGCGCAGGGCCCCAGAGGGCGCCGGGCCCACCGTCTCAGCCGACGcgggaggcagcagcagcagcggcaccGACGGGGGCCGGGCCTTGTCCGCCGGCACCGCCGCAGCCAGGGGCCCCGGGGGCGCGCACGGCGAGGCCGGGCTGTCTTGCGCCGCGTCCAGCTGCAGCGCCTCACCGATCTGGGCCACCAGGCGGTCCACCTCGCCCGAGCTGCCCAGCGTCACCGACTGCTGCAGCAGGAGGAAgctgtcctcctcctcttcctccccctccgcCTCCTCGCcggcttcctcttcctcctccctccggCACGGCATGGCCCCCCGTCCTGGCACCCAGAGCTGTGCGGGCGTCGCTGGGGGCTTGGTTGCCCGCGGGCGCGGAGCTGCGGGCGAAGCCGGAGCAGGGGCGGACGCGGAAGCCGGAGCCCGCCAGGCACTCGAGCCGCGCGCCTGCAGCCGCGGGAGCCGGAATCCTGCCGGCTCGGGTTGATTTGTAAACAATGGGTGACGTCGCGCCGGGCCCTACCACCGCGCCGGGGCGGGGGTGACGCGCGAGAAGGCACGGGGGCGCAGGGCGGCGCGGGCGGCGACCGAAGCCGTCCCGCGCCTGTGTTCGTGGTCCCTCCAGGAGGGGGTCCGGGGCGTGGGGACTGATTTCCGACCGCCCGGGCCCAACGAGCCGTGCGGAAACGTGGCGCCTCGGAGGAAGCTGAGGTTGGTTTCTCCCACGCACggacacacccacacccactccGGGCCCGCCTCCTGGGCCGCGGCCTCCCTCCCCACGTGTCGGCCGCGCCTAAGCCCTCCCGACTCCCGCCCCGCGCACCCGCAGTTCCCGGCCCCGGTCGTGGGGGAGGGGCGGGCCCCCGCGGGTCCGGCTTCGAAGAGGCGGGGCGGGGAAAGGCGGAGGGAATTAGGAGTGAAGAGGCAGCACCTTACTTATTTACTATTTAGAAaaggtctctgtcgcccaggctgaagtatagtgGCGCGaacacggcttactgcagcctcgaactctggCTTAAGCAATCATCCCACTTtaagcctcccgagcagctgggaccacaggcgcggccaccacgcctggctaattaaaaaaatttttttttgtagagacggtggtggggggggtctcactatattgcccagggtggtctcgaactcttgggctcaaggagtcctcgctcctcggcctccgaaagtgttggggtTACTGGCGTCAcccgccgcgcccggcctaagaGGGGACGCTTTGAAGCAGAGCAGAATCGCTCTGAGGTGAGGTCCCAGAGGCTTTCCCTCCCGCAGTCTTCAAGCCCCCGGACATATCATGAGAATAGGACTCACCGCCGCTCGGCTAAagaagggtctttttttttttctttttttaaggttcaAATAGAAATATAGGGgattggccaggagcggtgggtggctcatgcctgtgatcccaacactttgggaggccgaggcgggcggatcacctgaggtcaggagttccagactagtctggccaacatggtgaaacccccatctctgctaaaaatacaaaaattagccgggcgtggtggcggtc
This region of Gorilla gorilla gorilla isolate KB3781 chromosome 8, NHGRI_mGorGor1-v2.1_pri, whole genome shotgun sequence genomic DNA includes:
- the FRAT2 gene encoding GSK-3-binding protein FRAT2, which gives rise to MPCRREEEEEAGEEAEGEEEEEDSFLLLQQSVTLGSSGEVDRLVAQIGEALQLDAAQDSPASPCAPPGPLAAAVPADKARPPSVPLLLLPPASAETVGPAPSGALRCALGDRGRVRGRAAPYCVAEVAAGPSSLPGPCRRGWLRDAVTSRRLQQRRWTQAGARAGDDDPHRLLQQLVLSGNLIKEAVRRLQRAVAAVAATGPASAPGPGGGRSGPDRIALQRSGSLL